From Staphylothermus hellenicus DSM 12710, a single genomic window includes:
- a CDS encoding archaellin/type IV pilin N-terminal domain-containing protein, whose translation MKAISPVIATVIIVAVAIAISIAVALWITGLTGSFTGVEKLEVVNAYAESKTDSSNNQYWIVHVIVKNTGTKQQQ comes from the coding sequence ATGAAGGCTATATCACCTGTTATTGCAACCGTGATCATAGTAGCAGTTGCTATAGCGATCAGCATAGCTGTAGCATTGTGGATCACGGGATTAACAGGTAGTTTTACTGGTGTTGAGAAGCTAGAAGTAGTAAATGCTTATGCTGAAAGCAAAACAGATAGTAGTAATAATCAGTACTGGATAGTTCATGTAATAGTTAAGAATACAGGGACAAAACAGCAACAATAG
- a CDS encoding V4R domain-containing protein, with translation MTFWKIVLKKKGPIVRKREEDIPDLYLDTVYFSEDKPLSLLLLKAKNKPGIMHRITEVITGKGKNIIKLNVTNIAYGDYGFILILVDDCDKSCGEELKNGILNKLGNDIVKIDVITSTNSYVFLKYNRLLLLDDESVIITKRMIERAIYYVYKKGMLNAAAFLTDFGRGIGESIYDIFISGLMKDVERNYEERLRDSLKMFIYVCKALGLGDMEIEGLEELGNSYRIIIRNNYECTALAKYGSEHGFVGKAGNMTKGIIEGFFKKLFNREVGVKEIECVLEGKQADVFTVDLREYASEL, from the coding sequence TTGACTTTTTGGAAAATAGTATTAAAGAAGAAAGGGCCTATAGTTAGGAAAAGAGAAGAGGATATTCCTGACCTCTACCTGGATACTGTATATTTCTCTGAGGATAAACCATTATCACTATTATTGTTAAAAGCTAAAAATAAGCCGGGAATAATGCATAGGATCACAGAAGTAATAACTGGTAAAGGCAAAAATATAATCAAACTTAATGTGACCAATATAGCTTATGGTGATTATGGTTTCATATTGATCCTTGTTGATGATTGTGATAAATCTTGTGGTGAAGAATTGAAAAATGGGATACTGAATAAATTGGGGAATGATATTGTAAAAATAGATGTGATCACTTCTACTAATAGCTATGTTTTCCTAAAATACAATAGACTATTACTCCTTGACGATGAATCAGTTATTATTACGAAAAGAATGATTGAAAGAGCTATTTACTACGTGTATAAAAAAGGAATGCTTAACGCTGCCGCTTTCTTAACGGATTTTGGTAGAGGAATAGGAGAATCGATCTATGATATATTTATATCTGGGCTAATGAAGGATGTTGAGAGGAATTATGAAGAAAGACTGAGAGATTCTCTCAAAATGTTTATTTACGTATGTAAAGCTCTAGGATTAGGAGATATGGAGATAGAAGGTTTAGAAGAACTTGGAAACAGTTATAGGATCATTATTAGAAATAATTATGAGTGCACAGCTCTTGCAAAATATGGTTCGGAACATGGTTTTGTCGGGAAAGCTGGAAATATGACTAAAGGCATTATAGAGGGGTTCTTTAAGAAATTGTTTAATAGAGAAGTTGGTGTAAAGGAAATTGAATGCGTTCTTGAAGGAAAACAAGCAGACGTATTTACTGTCGATCTTAGAGAATACGCTTCTGAATTATAA
- a CDS encoding DHH family phosphoesterase: protein MSENNSYIIVTHTDMDGVGSAALYIYLHGKQPEKIYFTEPYLLYKTLQKIAGSDYEVRKIALMDLGMNKETMDKIMEYIRIIRGKNIDIEWFDHHVWDEDWINKLRGLGVKIYIDRSTCAVGVVAKYAEKYRNNIDEEFVSELVKGVCAGDLWRFDHWRGPWYLRLVRRHDDPEWRLKVLEKISSGVLWDDEFTDKVVERFEKELIGYKMVDKTILTREINNIRIAVVLQNKYIENSFTASYTMGRTNADIVAVISKDGKVSLRSRNINIRNLALAFGGGGHPRAAGFKIKIPLIIRLKSLLKNKALQEYIISKLTEKIRNIGIEHIE, encoded by the coding sequence ATGAGTGAAAATAACAGCTATATTATAGTAACGCATACAGATATGGATGGTGTTGGTTCAGCTGCTCTCTATATTTATTTACACGGTAAACAACCAGAGAAAATCTATTTCACCGAGCCATACCTTCTATATAAAACATTACAGAAAATAGCTGGGTCGGATTATGAAGTAAGAAAGATTGCATTAATGGATCTTGGTATGAATAAGGAGACCATGGATAAGATCATGGAGTATATTAGGATTATTCGAGGCAAGAACATCGATATAGAATGGTTTGATCACCATGTATGGGATGAGGATTGGATCAATAAGTTAAGGGGGCTGGGTGTTAAAATATATATTGATAGATCAACTTGTGCAGTAGGAGTAGTTGCAAAATATGCTGAAAAATACAGGAACAATATAGATGAAGAGTTTGTATCCGAACTTGTGAAAGGAGTATGCGCAGGGGATCTGTGGAGATTTGATCATTGGAGGGGGCCCTGGTATCTCCGCCTCGTAAGGAGACATGATGATCCAGAATGGCGTCTCAAGGTGTTAGAGAAGATTAGCAGTGGTGTTTTATGGGATGATGAATTCACGGACAAGGTTGTAGAGAGATTTGAGAAAGAACTAATAGGCTATAAAATGGTGGATAAAACAATTCTAACTAGGGAAATAAACAATATAAGAATAGCTGTAGTTTTACAGAACAAATATATTGAAAACAGTTTTACAGCATCCTATACCATGGGGAGAACAAACGCAGATATTGTAGCTGTTATTTCTAAAGATGGAAAAGTCAGTCTTAGAAGTAGAAATATAAACATTAGAAACCTAGCACTAGCATTTGGCGGAGGAGGACACCCTAGAGCAGCAGGTTTCAAGATCAAAATACCACTAATTATTAGGTTAAAATCACTCCTAAAAAATAAAGCTCTCCAAGAATACATAATATCCAAACTCACCGAGAAAATACGTAATATCGGTATAGAACACATAGAATAA
- a CDS encoding winged helix-turn-helix domain-containing protein yields the protein MSERKTAKEIILEVLKKEKRPLSPKEIQKITGLNYNTIRGRLQDLKKAGLVVRTEKGWLYKEYAK from the coding sequence ATGAGTGAGAGGAAGACCGCGAAGGAGATAATATTAGAGGTGCTTAAGAAGGAGAAGAGGCCATTGTCTCCCAAGGAGATCCAGAAAATTACAGGGCTAAACTATAATACTATTCGTGGGAGACTCCAGGATTTGAAGAAGGCTGGGCTTGTTGTTAGGACTGAGAAGGGCTGGTTATATAAGGAGTATGCTAAGTAA
- a CDS encoding type II/IV secretion system ATPase subunit, which yields MQSLRKILSRFSRGEEKRRLKKIPGEEEVSEAVKSIIVPVEPIQVAKRDPSWRIIESYYVYKPFVKVIITETPQGPMYFVEEYGLTPSDKEVLEKLTNILMDEIRPPTRPEDIKDLKGYVFKETERIADKYREKLGLVGARRIKLLYYIERNLLGYGPIDPLMRDPNIEDISCNGVNIPIYVWHKKYESIPTNITFIDEDYLNEFVMKMAHMAGKHISIAFPILDAMLPEKHRLAATFGREVSVKGPTFTIRKFREKPFSVTEIIQSGVINSLVAAYLWTLIEHGKTAMIAGGTGVGKTTMLNVVSMFIRPGMKIVTIEDTPEINLPHPNWVQLTSRETYLVGTSSLGTNIRLFDLVKLSLRYRPDYIIVGEVRGEEAFVLFQAMATGHGGLSTIHAETLDYAIKRLTSPPMNIPPTYMKLMNTFIHLQRVIARIEKGVVKVRRRATIVQEVEDFGKYRTIAVWDPRTDQFKVNLEESIHLRDIAAKRGLELEDIIDEIYRKATVLNWMIYKNILNVWDVSRIIFNYYYDPASVYKRAVRELEEAGREKGVSTMVAPEEVASTEELVGGTKEMGEATKELFERTRELGK from the coding sequence ATGCAATCTCTTAGAAAGATTTTATCAAGGTTTTCACGCGGGGAAGAGAAGAGAAGATTAAAAAAGATTCCTGGAGAGGAAGAGGTTTCTGAAGCTGTTAAATCAATTATTGTCCCAGTAGAGCCTATTCAGGTTGCAAAACGTGATCCTAGCTGGAGAATTATTGAGAGCTACTATGTATATAAACCATTCGTAAAAGTTATAATTACTGAAACACCTCAGGGACCAATGTATTTTGTTGAAGAATACGGTCTTACACCGAGTGATAAAGAAGTATTGGAGAAGCTCACGAATATTTTGATGGATGAAATACGTCCCCCGACAAGGCCCGAAGATATCAAGGACTTGAAAGGATATGTTTTCAAAGAAACAGAGAGAATTGCTGATAAGTATAGGGAGAAACTTGGACTTGTTGGTGCCCGTAGGATCAAGTTGCTCTACTATATTGAGAGAAACCTATTAGGATACGGACCCATCGATCCATTAATGAGGGATCCAAACATAGAGGATATATCTTGTAATGGAGTAAACATACCAATATATGTTTGGCACAAGAAATACGAGAGCATCCCGACAAACATCACCTTCATAGATGAAGACTACTTGAACGAGTTCGTTATGAAAATGGCTCATATGGCTGGTAAACATATCAGTATAGCTTTCCCGATCCTAGACGCTATGTTGCCTGAAAAACACCGTTTAGCAGCTACTTTTGGTAGAGAAGTATCTGTTAAAGGCCCAACATTCACCATACGTAAGTTCCGCGAGAAACCATTTAGTGTTACAGAAATTATTCAATCAGGAGTCATTAATAGTCTTGTAGCAGCTTATCTATGGACTCTCATAGAGCACGGCAAAACAGCGATGATCGCTGGCGGTACAGGTGTTGGTAAAACAACCATGTTAAACGTTGTCAGCATGTTTATCCGTCCCGGAATGAAGATTGTCACCATTGAGGACACACCAGAGATCAACCTACCACATCCAAACTGGGTACAATTAACAAGTAGGGAAACATACCTAGTAGGAACAAGCTCGCTGGGAACAAATATACGTTTATTCGACCTAGTAAAACTAAGCCTAAGATATAGGCCAGACTATATAATAGTTGGAGAGGTAAGAGGAGAAGAAGCATTCGTACTATTCCAAGCAATGGCTACAGGCCATGGTGGCTTATCAACCATTCACGCTGAAACACTTGATTACGCTATTAAGAGGTTGACAAGTCCGCCAATGAATATTCCGCCAACATATATGAAGCTCATGAATACGTTTATTCATCTACAACGTGTGATTGCACGTATTGAGAAGGGTGTTGTTAAGGTCCGGAGGAGAGCAACTATTGTACAGGAAGTCGAGGATTTCGGTAAGTATAGAACTATAGCTGTATGGGATCCTAGAACAGACCAGTTCAAAGTCAATCTCGAGGAAAGCATACATTTAAGAGATATTGCTGCAAAACGTGGATTAGAGCTTGAAGACATAATTGATGAAATATATCGTAAAGCAACCGTACTAAACTGGATGATCTATAAGAACATATTGAATGTATGGGATGTTTCACGGATAATATTCAACTACTACTATGATCCAGCTTCAGTATATAAGAGAGCTGTTAGAGAGCTTGAAGAAGCGGGTCGTGAAAAAGGCGTTTCCACAATGGTTGCTCCAGAAGAAGTAGCTTCCACAGAGGAATTAGTGGGTGGAACTAAAGAGATGGGAGAAGCAACTAAGGAATTATTTGAGAGAACAAGAGAGCTTGGAAAATAA
- a CDS encoding phospholipid carrier-dependent glycosyltransferase — translation MSCSSGCWAIVVSMIIFMFVMFIGFNNALHLYELFRGFGFKSCYVSDEVWYVSSARNILYKIFGYDSIRVNSSAGSLYTVVLDKPFNTSILNGVSGQLCFSLVEDEYRGSLVARVTVVKDNRSFTRSLYVGGLNAVYVSLKKNCSINDVVRDFNRLNYSVLDVIPGWALPDKGGINEYFNLEHPPLGKYFIMLSIVLLGDNPASWRIPSIVSTALIYSFSYLITYEILRVFLRGKHAVLLSLITPIIMYFDNTYHTVGVLAMLDPFLAVFTVVGVYVFIKYPYTSLKTSVARTVLFSLAGLIKFSGLFIAPAEFIEGFFQRGDILYKLRHAFGTLLRYYVVFPLLLILFSVPFINYYGFQKWFQASIVDAIHWHLSTKSIGSISSSPIDWLLGRQSFTLWINPVNHQPVKCMGLPIVYLCGFILGIITMPWTIRIDKLRKLLLSYYSIWTMYLTLYIIGNHSLWSFYIIHFSALPTIILTTITAYLTIKIQKHIKQKTA, via the coding sequence GTGTCTTGTAGTAGTGGTTGTTGGGCTATAGTTGTTTCTATGATTATTTTCATGTTTGTGATGTTTATAGGTTTTAATAATGCCTTACATCTTTATGAGTTGTTTCGTGGTTTTGGTTTTAAGAGTTGTTATGTCTCTGATGAGGTTTGGTATGTTTCTTCTGCTAGGAATATTTTGTATAAGATTTTTGGTTACGACTCTATTAGGGTGAATAGTTCTGCTGGTTCATTATATACTGTTGTATTGGATAAGCCTTTTAATACATCTATTTTAAATGGTGTTTCTGGTCAGCTATGTTTTAGTCTTGTTGAAGATGAATATAGGGGTTCACTTGTTGCTAGGGTTACTGTTGTGAAGGATAATCGTAGTTTTACTAGGAGCTTATATGTTGGTGGTTTGAATGCTGTATATGTTTCTCTAAAGAAGAATTGCTCCATCAACGATGTTGTTAGGGATTTTAATAGGTTAAATTATAGTGTTTTAGATGTTATTCCTGGATGGGCTTTGCCTGATAAGGGGGGTATTAATGAATACTTTAACCTTGAACATCCTCCTCTAGGTAAGTATTTTATTATGCTATCTATTGTTTTATTAGGCGATAACCCGGCTTCTTGGAGGATTCCAAGTATTGTTTCAACAGCTCTCATATATTCATTCTCATATCTCATAACATATGAGATACTCAGAGTTTTCCTTAGAGGAAAACATGCTGTCTTATTGTCTCTCATAACACCTATTATCATGTATTTTGATAATACATACCACACTGTTGGAGTATTAGCGATGCTAGATCCCTTCCTAGCAGTATTTACAGTTGTTGGTGTTTATGTATTCATAAAATATCCATACACTTCACTCAAAACCAGTGTGGCTAGAACAGTTCTGTTCAGCTTAGCAGGTCTTATAAAATTTTCTGGATTATTCATTGCACCAGCTGAATTCATTGAGGGATTCTTTCAAAGAGGAGATATTCTTTACAAGTTAAGACACGCTTTCGGAACGTTGCTCAGATACTATGTAGTGTTCCCATTACTATTAATACTGTTCTCGGTTCCTTTCATAAACTATTATGGGTTCCAGAAATGGTTCCAAGCATCCATAGTAGATGCTATACATTGGCACTTATCGACAAAAAGCATAGGATCAATTTCATCTTCACCGATAGACTGGCTTCTAGGCAGGCAATCTTTCACCTTATGGATAAACCCAGTAAATCATCAACCAGTGAAATGCATGGGTTTACCAATAGTTTACCTATGTGGATTCATTCTAGGAATAATAACTATGCCATGGACTATAAGAATAGATAAGCTTAGAAAACTCCTACTATCATATTACTCCATATGGACCATGTACCTAACCCTATACATAATAGGAAACCACAGCCTATGGAGCTTCTACATCATACACTTCTCAGCCCTCCCAACAATCATATTAACAACCATCACAGCATACTTAACCATAAAAATACAAAAACACATAAAACAAAAGACCGCTTAA
- a CDS encoding nucleotidyltransferase domain-containing protein, which yields MLPNAEIYVFSGAAENRLTVLSDVDVLVVIDAPLIPRERRRIKADIIWNAEKYGFHVISRIELPMYLKHMRKLVPINKMKQ from the coding sequence TTGTTACCTAATGCGGAAATCTATGTTTTTAGCGGAGCAGCTGAGAATAGGTTGACTGTATTAAGCGATGTTGATGTCCTAGTTGTTATAGATGCTCCGCTGATACCACGAGAGCGTAGAAGAATAAAGGCTGACATAATATGGAACGCTGAAAAATATGGTTTTCATGTCATTTCTAGAATTGAACTTCCAATGTATTTGAAACATATGAGGAAACTAGTGCCGATAAATAAAATGAAACAATGA
- a CDS encoding HD domain-containing protein translates to MLRHRDVAARYMHKFTWKEISDPIYGYAYFNREIEEKIINSLILQRLRYILQLQTAHLVYPGAVHTRFQHAVGVMHLAGLMVEDIISKILVYYGKEYLEDYDPDSLIQAVRLAGLLHDAGHACFGHAFEEALLWGNNRVPVEVNNHEKIGYKIVEQLLEDKIRGFEDTYGLGHLYDILMSILGPNEPRDKILLIMRWLIKDSLYPADILDFLRRDSYYTGTNEYGYIDYERLYKNTYPYFENNKPLLLLDRNTWGEFRAYLYAKANMFEHVYYHSVNRAFDQLLKTILRKLDEQIDLTGRVIDLARGNPYGYLALTDVKIYDVMLEKALSSNGELSKLTYRLLIERKPEWKRVGREYILSSYQGPLAVKQILKLVFDKEYRRRIADKIRETVYDSLKDKGVDESDVWIDVLDISPVPRSILMPGKTGGANLLTLHIGKKKDRQIIKDRDVFLVEEGIPLMIIFRAYVRRGLHRLEYESIVTEKIRQTLNSELGISIDEYKKIIKEIYSELSPEKYEEEKITV, encoded by the coding sequence ATGTTAAGACATAGAGATGTTGCGGCAAGGTATATGCATAAGTTTACGTGGAAGGAGATAAGTGATCCAATATATGGATACGCGTATTTTAACAGGGAGATAGAGGAGAAAATTATAAACAGCTTAATACTACAGAGACTAAGATATATATTACAGCTGCAAACAGCTCACCTAGTATATCCTGGAGCGGTTCATACACGTTTCCAGCACGCTGTAGGAGTAATGCATCTTGCCGGGTTAATGGTTGAGGATATTATTTCAAAAATACTAGTATATTATGGTAAAGAATACTTGGAAGACTATGATCCCGACTCATTAATACAAGCAGTAAGGCTTGCAGGACTTCTCCACGATGCAGGTCATGCATGTTTTGGACACGCATTCGAAGAAGCACTATTATGGGGTAATAACAGGGTTCCAGTAGAAGTTAATAATCACGAGAAAATAGGGTATAAAATAGTGGAGCAATTACTGGAGGATAAGATTAGAGGATTCGAAGACACCTATGGGTTGGGTCATTTATACGATATATTAATGAGTATTCTAGGCCCAAATGAGCCAAGGGATAAGATTCTCTTGATTATGAGGTGGTTGATAAAGGATAGCTTGTACCCAGCGGATATTCTTGATTTTCTCAGGAGAGACAGCTACTATACTGGGACAAACGAGTATGGATACATTGATTATGAGAGACTCTATAAGAATACTTATCCATACTTTGAAAACAATAAGCCACTACTCCTCCTTGACAGGAATACTTGGGGAGAGTTTAGGGCTTATCTATATGCTAAAGCAAACATGTTTGAACACGTATATTATCATAGTGTTAATAGGGCTTTCGACCAATTATTAAAAACTATTCTTAGAAAACTGGATGAGCAAATAGATCTTACTGGTAGAGTAATTGATCTAGCCAGAGGCAACCCTTATGGTTACTTAGCCTTAACTGATGTTAAAATATATGATGTAATGCTTGAAAAAGCACTAAGCAGTAATGGAGAATTATCCAAGCTAACATATAGATTATTGATTGAGAGGAAGCCGGAATGGAAGAGAGTTGGTAGAGAATATATTTTGAGCAGTTATCAAGGACCCCTGGCAGTTAAGCAGATATTAAAACTAGTATTCGACAAAGAATATCGTAGAAGAATCGCTGATAAGATCAGGGAAACAGTATATGATTCTCTGAAGGATAAGGGAGTTGATGAATCAGATGTATGGATAGATGTACTAGATATATCGCCTGTTCCAAGAAGCATACTCATGCCTGGTAAAACTGGTGGTGCAAACCTCTTAACACTACATATTGGTAAGAAAAAGGATAGACAAATCATTAAGGATAGAGACGTATTCCTAGTTGAGGAGGGCATACCATTAATGATAATATTCAGAGCATATGTTAGGAGAGGACTGCATAGACTAGAATATGAATCAATAGTTACCGAGAAAATAAGGCAAACACTTAATTCAGAGCTGGGAATAAGCATTGACGAGTACAAGAAGATAATCAAAGAAATATATAGTGAATTATCCCCTGAGAAATACGAGGAAGAAAAAATAACCGTTTAA
- a CDS encoding RAD55 family ATPase, which yields MPRLKFIKTGMLDIDTRILANKGLPRPGTIYVLGHPGVGKTTFATTYLINRAKENEKGVYVSLIENKELFIEHFRGFSFYDDLVKFIENNTIYFAGAPPIYGYDSKRILDLFENIENLISSLNAKNLVIDSVNALTLYLKMQQIRTLITRLYHLTIDNDLTTILIGELPLFSTTALSSSEEFIADIVLLMDYVWITSGVPRLAVRLVPVKSRMFNIVKTPYEVQVDYTVGLKLIHELIEPYVPFTKEVSRGAGYMEEH from the coding sequence TTGCCTCGCCTTAAATTCATAAAAACAGGTATGCTCGATATAGACACGAGAATATTAGCGAATAAGGGGCTTCCAAGGCCGGGGACGATATATGTTTTAGGGCATCCAGGAGTTGGTAAAACAACCTTCGCCACCACATACTTGATTAATAGGGCTAAGGAAAACGAGAAGGGAGTATATGTGTCTCTCATTGAGAACAAGGAATTGTTCATAGAGCATTTTAGAGGCTTCTCCTTTTACGATGATTTAGTAAAGTTTATTGAAAATAATACAATATACTTCGCAGGCGCTCCCCCTATATATGGCTATGATTCTAAAAGAATACTAGACTTATTTGAAAACATAGAGAATTTGATAAGTAGCCTAAATGCTAAGAACTTAGTTATAGATAGTGTTAATGCTTTAACATTATATCTCAAAATGCAACAAATAAGAACACTTATTACTCGACTATATCATTTAACAATAGATAATGATTTAACAACCATACTAATTGGAGAATTACCATTGTTCTCAACAACAGCTCTTTCCTCATCTGAAGAGTTTATAGCAGATATAGTATTGTTAATGGATTATGTATGGATAACATCTGGAGTTCCCAGATTAGCTGTGAGACTTGTACCAGTAAAGTCGAGAATGTTTAATATAGTTAAAACACCATATGAAGTCCAAGTAGATTATACTGTTGGGTTAAAACTTATACATGAACTAATCGAGCCATATGTTCCCTTCACTAAAGAAGTTAGTCGTGGCGCTGGTTATATGGAGGAACATTAA
- a CDS encoding DUF429 domain-containing protein: MVIYAGLDPAGTEKKPSGLAIIKNNIFIFIGKLYRDNEIINKILLYKPVVLAIDSPLSYSKGYREVDLLMKKLGYKVLPPGWRSMQILIHRSLHIKSILEKHDIRVIETHPSSALKSSKCKTLDELLDKLNIKLETKNLSKDEKDAAIASLVAKFYYNNKSYMVKAKDGIIHLLPKICS, from the coding sequence ATGGTAATCTATGCAGGACTAGACCCTGCTGGAACAGAGAAAAAACCAAGCGGTTTAGCAATAATTAAAAATAATATTTTCATTTTCATCGGTAAACTATATCGAGACAATGAAATAATAAATAAGATCCTATTATATAAACCAGTTGTTTTAGCAATAGACTCCCCACTATCCTATTCTAAAGGTTACCGAGAAGTAGACTTATTAATGAAGAAACTTGGATACAAAGTATTACCTCCGGGATGGAGAAGTATGCAGATACTAATTCATAGAAGCCTCCACATCAAGTCCATACTTGAAAAACACGATATTAGAGTAATAGAAACACATCCCTCGAGCGCTTTAAAATCAAGTAAATGCAAAACTCTAGATGAACTCCTAGATAAGCTAAACATAAAACTAGAAACCAAGAATCTAAGCAAAGATGAAAAAGACGCAGCAATAGCCAGTCTAGTAGCAAAATTCTACTATAACAACAAATCATACATGGTTAAAGCTAAAGACGGCATAATTCATTTACTACCAAAAATATGTAGTTAA
- a CDS encoding type II secretion system F family protein, producing the protein MSFWDWVYRYFEGLGKYILRMYPNLSSDIRRSGMHLYPEVYASFMAFMSILISGVTVVLTILFAAMKMYIIIPFLVPIPFLAYIFLAYLPALIGSSRAGGIEGEFPYTTAYLSMMVMSGLSPYVAFERITHASKVFTKTAELSQRFILLVRVLGRDPLTAFSMLAQRTPSPTARDLLMGYVTTVRAGGDVADYLNKKARLLFSELIVRMKIIADRLAGLLEAYLALVLLSLISLAVMYFVTVSFVSAVPFGLSPASLFLVLYILIPMISGMIIYLTDVTQYKEPWIDYRPYIMFGGLTLPLSFFLVFFGMLFPAILPPGHPFRSNILVSETYDFLVYPAKIFNLPAYTYSSVALSMILIIATLPTTIYTEIISREYKVITGITRFLRDLVEIRKTGLSPERSIIELSRRNYGVFTKYLRKIALQLSLGIPLSRIIQELFKKIIVWRAKVLLFVLTDTIEVGGGSVEIMEHLAWFAESVDAIEDEKKKNLRTLLIVPYMGGILTAATVIMLAVFMGSLQFGAGGSYIQAASTTLPAIVINTYLMGLVAGKVSSGSVAAGFKHAILLTFFTLIFFLASPLLTTMLGGVTQPVT; encoded by the coding sequence ATGTCCTTTTGGGATTGGGTTTATAGGTATTTTGAGGGTTTAGGCAAGTATATTCTTAGAATGTATCCGAACTTATCAAGCGATATACGTAGGAGCGGGATGCATCTGTATCCCGAAGTATATGCTTCTTTTATGGCGTTTATGTCTATATTGATTAGTGGTGTAACAGTTGTTTTAACAATATTATTCGCAGCAATGAAAATGTATATTATCATACCTTTCCTGGTCCCCATACCTTTTCTCGCATATATTTTTCTAGCTTATCTACCAGCTCTCATAGGGAGTAGTAGAGCCGGCGGGATAGAGGGCGAGTTCCCATATACAACTGCTTATCTAAGCATGATGGTTATGAGTGGTTTATCGCCCTACGTTGCTTTTGAGAGAATTACTCATGCAAGCAAAGTATTTACTAAGACAGCAGAGCTTAGCCAGAGATTCATATTATTGGTAAGGGTTCTAGGGAGGGATCCGTTAACAGCTTTCAGCATGTTAGCTCAGAGAACACCTAGTCCAACAGCAAGGGATCTATTAATGGGTTATGTAACAACTGTTAGGGCAGGTGGGGATGTAGCTGATTATTTGAATAAGAAAGCTAGGTTATTGTTTTCTGAACTAATTGTTAGAATGAAGATTATAGCTGATAGATTAGCGGGTCTCCTAGAAGCATATTTGGCGCTAGTCCTATTATCCTTGATTAGTTTGGCGGTTATGTATTTTGTAACTGTATCTTTTGTATCAGCAGTTCCATTCGGATTATCGCCTGCTAGCTTATTCCTTGTCCTCTACATATTGATCCCTATGATTTCGGGCATGATTATTTATTTAACAGATGTAACCCAGTATAAGGAGCCATGGATTGATTATCGCCCATATATAATGTTTGGAGGATTAACTCTTCCCCTATCATTCTTCCTCGTATTCTTCGGCATGTTGTTCCCAGCAATTCTACCGCCTGGCCATCCTTTTAGAAGCAATATACTGGTTAGTGAAACATATGATTTCCTAGTATACCCGGCTAAGATATTTAATCTTCCAGCATATACTTATTCCTCAGTAGCTTTATCAATGATATTAATCATAGCCACCCTGCCAACAACGATCTATACGGAAATAATTAGTAGAGAATACAAAGTAATAACAGGTATAACAAGGTTTCTCAGAGACCTAGTAGAGATACGTAAGACAGGATTGTCTCCGGAGAGAAGCATTATTGAGCTTTCACGTAGAAACTATGGCGTATTCACAAAGTATTTAAGAAAGATAGCTCTCCAACTAAGCCTTGGAATACCATTATCTAGGATAATCCAGGAACTATTCAAGAAAATAATTGTTTGGAGAGCAAAAGTATTATTATTCGTATTAACAGACACGATCGAGGTTGGCGGTGGAAGTGTTGAGATAATGGAGCACCTAGCATGGTTTGCTGAAAGCGTAGATGCTATTGAGGATGAGAAAAAGAAGAATCTTAGAACCCTCCTAATAGTTCCATACATGGGTGGAATACTTACGGCGGCAACAGTAATAATGCTAGCAGTATTCATGGGATCACTACAATTCGGTGCTGGCGGATCATATATTCAAGCAGCCTCAACAACATTGCCAGCAATAGTTATCAACACCTATTTAATGGGTCTTGTAGCCGGTAAAGTATCATCAGGATCGGTGGCTGCGGGATTCAAACACGCCATCCTACTAACATTCTTCACACTCATATTCTTCCTAGCATCACCGCTGCTCACCACAATGCTTGGAGGAGTAACCCAGCCGGTTACGTGA